TCAAGGGCGACTCACACGGTCTGTTACAGCCCTGGGACTAGAGCTTCGGCAGTTATTGCTACACAACCAGCAGAGGGAGAGCAAACTTTGGCTCAGACCAAAACAAGGATTGTGCTTGGATTAAACCCCCGCCCCACATACACTCACTCCCAATTTTGAAGACATGCACGGCCACATGGTTTGTCATGAAGCCAACATCATTGTCATTTCTGGCAAGGGACTTGATTAAAGTCTTTGGCAAGGTGTAGAGACACTACCCAAGGCCCTACCGTTCCCAGAGGTCCGTGAGAACCCCAGACCCACCTCAGTTACTTTAATCAACAGATTGCTTGATATGGGCCTGTGGGGCTTTCTCGCTAAAATAAACCTGTGCGTACATGTGTTTCATTAATTAGAAGACACTTCTCACCTAATAATCGTAAAGCGGGTCAAATCTAGGGCAGGTATTACATTACTATGTTTCGGCAGATGTGCATGGTGTATCATTAGTGAGTGCAGTTATCATCCTTGACAGATCTGAAAAACCATAATGTAATATTAAACCTGAACACTCCAAAACAGCTTTGTACATTGCGTgctgtgcctgtcccacaggaatCGGCGAGAACAGTTTGATCCCTGCATGGACGTGATGTTCCAAATGAAGGGGTGGGTGGCTTTATGCTCACAAGCGGTGAAACCTGAATGAACCACTTCTCTTGTTCGCGGTAAAACCCCaaaccatcccagccctcacttccacccccctccccactagCTCCCTGCAGGAGCTGAGATTAAGCCATCACAGAGTGGATCAGTAGCACCCTGAGAAAGTGCACACATCCTCCCTAACTTGGGTGCTGCTCGAAGAAAGAGCACTCGTCGTCTCCCACAGTTCGGCCGTCTGCCCTTTGGAGGCTGAGGGATCGCTTAAGCCACGTTGAGAGGAGGTTTGGGTCACCGGCCGGCAACTCCCGCTCCCCAGGGATGGAGCAAACGGTTTGCCTGCTTTCAGTTGACTCTTCCTTCTTTCATAGCGGGGGGGGCAGAAAAACCAGTTCGGGAAGCAAATAGCCCAACTCCTAAGAGCCGGCTGACTGTCCCAGGGAGAAAAGGGCCTAACTCCACAGCCTCCCGGGGCCCGGGAAGAAACCCACGTTCAAGGAGACGGGAGCTCAATTCCCAGCAACCACCCCATCATTTCCGTGTTACATAATTATCGGCTTAGCCAATCAGCAGGCCGCCTGCCAGGAGACCATCCAAACAGACCCATCTTCAGGAAGGCCCAGCGGCGCCTCTTGCCCTTTTTTAGCAGCGGGCGTTTTACATAAGCCGGAGCTAGTGGGCAGCGCGCCTAGGGGGCGCCAGTGGCCCAGGGCCTCGATTCGGTCCTCGGTGGCTCCTCCCTCGTACGCGCtctactcttccccttcctctccccgccgccgTGCGTGTGACGGGAAAGTCCGTCCGCCGCTCGGGCCCCGGGCGGCCTGTGGAGCAGCACGGACGGGGCCCTTTGTCTGGGCGGCAGCTGGGGCCGGAGCAGCGCAATTGCATGAGCCCGGGGGCCGGGTGAcagacgggggggcggggagggagggtgtctctCCCCGAGTCCCTCACTGCCGTCAGGGAAGAAGCAGACAGAGGCCGAAGCTCATGTAACAATACTTTACTGAACAGAAGAGCATCGTTGTACAGTATTACATACTGGAATGTGGAGAGatagcaaattttttttttctaaaaaaacattgtTCCCAGTAGAAACATAAATAGAGCAAATCGAACActtcaaacaacaaaaaaaaatagcttGAAATTCTGTGTGTCACATTTACACTTTGTACAGAGGATCTGAGACTCGGGATGTGCAAACAGAACACACGACACTGAAGAGTCTGTAGAAAAGAAAAGACTCGGATCTTCTGTTCGTGAAGAGCTTGTAaacatgggggaggggaaggtggggcagAAGAGTCtacgatgggggtgggggtgcgtggggaggggaaggttcaTCATGCACTCGGCCCTCCCGGGCTGCGAGCTTGTCACTCCGGGCAGGGTCTTCCGGGCGCCCCGGTCCTCTCCactcctgtcctgtcctctcctccggtCTCTCCTCCGAGTCCGGGAGCGATCCTCGTTCCAGCCCTTTGCTAAGAGTCGAAGACGTCGTCTCCGTTCCCACAACGTCCtccgccggcctcctcctcctcccgagccgcggccgggggtggggggggtggggaaagccCCTTTGGCCAGGGTGGCCCTCTCCGCTGAGtccggggggggggtcttctccaaggggggggggaacgggaggGAAAAGGGCCCCGCGCTACTCCCCGTCCCCGCCTGCTGCGCAGCTTCCTCCCGAGCAAGCCACTCGCCCTCGTCGGTCCTACGAAAAGtcggagaaggggcagagaaagggaaggggggggcgggggcgaaggCGATGGCGGAGCGGCAGGGCCGGAGCCTGTGCGTGGGGGCGCCCTGGCGGGGCGTGCGCCCTGAGACCAGTCCCGGGCCAGGCGCCCGGTCTCAGTGCCTCCCCGGGGAGACTGGGGGTGCgcgcccggccgggcccctcaGTACGCGGGGACCTGGTGCTGGGGCAGCAGCTGGCAGCCGCTGTTAACATGGCTGAGCACCTTCTGCTTGAGCTGGGCCACCTGCTCCCGGAGGAGGTTGGCGGTGGACGCCAGCTCCGTGTTCTGGCTCTTGAGGCTCTTGACCTTCTCCTCCAGCCGCGAGATCCGCTCCAGCTTCCTTTTGCGGCATTTGGAGGCGGCGATGCGGTTCCGCAGCCTCTTGCGCTCGGCCTTGATGCGCTCCTGCGTGTCCATGTCgatgggggagagcgggggactCTCGCCGAAGCTGGGCACGTCGGGCACGATCTGGGGCTCGTCCTTGAGCGCCTGGAGCCGGGGGTGAGGCTGGGGCTGGCccaggccgggcgggggcgggtagGGCACCGTGTCGGTCGAGTAGTTCACCGTGGTGCTGCCCAGCGCGCCGGCCGCGTTGCCCGTGTAGCTGCTGAGGTTGGCGTAGACCGGCGGCTCTTGCTGCGCGagagaagcggcggcggcggggggccccgaGGTGAGATCGACGCCGGCCCCGCCCGGCGGCTGGGCACAGCCCCCCGCggctccggccggcccggcccctccgcttAGCTGGTTCTGTTTATGTAAGTCCTCCAGGGCCTTGACGAAGCCTTCGGCGAACTCCTGCTCCTCCGTGGCCGTCACCTTGGGGTAGAGGAACTGGGTGCTGGTCGGGGTGGTGGTGACCAGCCCGTTGGACTGGATGATGAGCCGCTCCAGCTCCGGCGAGGCCAGTTTGAGCAATCCCAGGTCCGGAGAGGTGAGCAGCCCCTCGGCGGCGGCGCCGCTGGTGTCCCCTCGCAGGTGGTGGCCCCcgtgaggcggcggcggggcgggcttCAAGGTGGCCACAACCTGGTCGCTGAGGTTCAGGGTGAGACCGTCTTTCTtcatcatgctgctgctgctgccgctgccgccgccgaacggggaggcggcggaggggaAGCGGCGGCTCGGGGAGGCGAAACTGCTGCCGTTGTTGTTGCCGCtgccgctgcttctcaggctgcttAACACATCATCATGGTAGAAGGGTgtttccattctcctcctcccccgcagcggccccgggggggggaggggaggggaccgggaagaggaggggaaaagggggcggggggagggggaggaggaggagtaaggggACGGGGGCGGTCCCAAGAGGATAGGGAGGCGGGCGAAGAGGGGAAGGACGGAACAGGCGCCGGGCTACGGGActgcttttttccctcccccgctTTGGGGCGCCGCCGCCGATTTCACCCCGCAGAACCGGCCGGAGCGCTGGCTGCGCGGCTCGCGGGGGAGGCAGTGTGACCGAAAAGCccgccccccgcttcccccccgTCTGTCCGGCCTTAGCAGCGGCCGCCGCTCCACCGTCGCGCCTCTTATACCCTCAATCGGCCCCGATGAGCTCACTTCGCCTCCTCTCTATTGGACGCAAATGACGTCTCCCCCCCGGCCTCCTCATTTACATCGGGGCGGgaaacctccccgcctccctcctccccctccggtcGTCCCAGCGACGCGAAGTAAACTGCACAACAGTGCGCGGCCTTGTGGGTTGATGTCATGGAGGCGGGGTCCCGGGGGTTGGTCACGTGCCGTTCTCTGGAGCTGGCCCGGCCTCGGCCCACCGGGCTTCGGGACTATTTATAGGCACAGAGGGAGTCGCCTGGTGCGGGCCCCGTGGGGCCATCGCCGCTCCTCCctcgttccctgccccctccccggtcaTTGGCACGGTGCCCCCCTACCTCCGGGTCCCCTTCCTGGAGTGGCGTGACCTGACAAGTGTCCCACCTGGCCGTCGAtcgtccccttcattcattcgctcgaatttattgagcgcttgcagtgtgcagagcgccgggtgATGTTCAACACGACGGTGAACAgtgacttcccctgcccacaacgagattacagtctccctgcccgccccccgcctgACCGGAACGACTCCACAGTCACTCGGTCCGCCCGTCCGGTCGCCCGCCTGTCTTTACAGCAGGAAGAACATTTATTTTTGGGACTGtcgctctccccttctagactgtaaactcgttctgggcaaggaacgtggctgctaattctgttgtacccactctcccaagcgcttagtacaatgctctgcacatagtgctctataaataccatcgattgagtgaggAGGATAGTgacgtgtacatatttattctatttattttattaatgatgggtatatatctataattcgattgctttgtattgatactattgatgcctacttgtttttttgtttggtctggttgtctcccccttccagactgtgagcccgttgtcgggtaggggttgtctctgtttatcttgggatttgttaagggcttactatgtgccaagcactgttctaagcggtggagtagatataaggtcatcaggttgccccatgtggggctcacaatcttcagccccattttacagacgggggaactgaggcacatagaagttaagtgacttgcccaaagtcacacagctgacaactggcagagccaggattagaacccatgacctttgactcctaagcctgtgctctttccattgagccatgctgcttctctattgccgaatcgtactttccaagcacttggtacagtgtttgctctgcacacactaagcgctcaataaatacgattgaataagtgaatgaataaccataataaaaattgtattttttaagtgcttactgtgtaccaagcactgttctaagtgccggggtagatacaaggtaatcaggtggtcccacgtgggattcacagacttaatccccattttacagatgagggaactgaggcacggagaagtgaagtgacttgcccaaagtcacacagctgatacgtggcagagtcaggattagaacccacaacctctgactcccaaacccgggctcttccactaagccatgctgcttctcaataagataGGATAGGTCTACTCGAGCTTGGGAATGGAGGAGGGCAAAACCAGCACCAGGTCTTGGAATAACTGGCAACCTGTTGCAGAGCTCCCTGTGCCTTCCTACCTCCTTCCCTTTGCTCGCACTGTTCCCCCAGCTTGGATCtccctccccagtcaatcaataataataatgctggtatttgttaagcgcttactatgtgcagagcactgttctaagcgctgaggtagatacagggtaatcaagttgtcccacgtgaggttcacagttaatccccattttacagatgagggaacttaggcccagagaagttaagtgacttgcccacagttacacagctgacaagcggcggagccgggatttgaacccatgatctctgactcctaagctcgggctctttccactgagccacgctgcttcccaatcgaAGGTGTCTATTGAATGCTGTGGATATggacgtaagagctgtggggctgagggtgatgtGGATAAAAGGAACAAATACATGTGTAAGGGTGATACCAAACCACCGCCCGggcccttctgcttcgccctgactcgctcccttagtTCATCCCCCGTCTCAGCCCACAATACTGCTGtacacatctgttatttatttttattaatgtctgtctccccctctagactgtaagctcattgtgggcagggaatctgtttactgttatgttgtactctctaaagtgcttagtaaagtgccctgcacaccataagcgctcaataaataagatcgaatgaccGAATGAGTGCAGGGCACagcagtaagcatttgggagagtacaatacaacagagttggtagacgggaaccaacaaggagctgacaatctagtgggggagacagacattaaaataaatcacagagaagGGCAGCAACCCAGCATAAGAATCCCCACATCAGACTGCAAAGCCTTTCAAAGCCTTTCAAAAATCCCACCTTCTTTAGCAACCTTTTCCCAATTGATTTCCCaacaccctgagccatatcatctctTCAGCCGAGGCTGGTAGTTAggttatgaacttatttacaccttCCTTAGCATTCACCTATATAAAGAGATAATtgagtacatatttatttatgtatgtctgTGCGTACTCTTGTCTATTTTGACCACTTGAGcaggaaatatttttatgtttctctcccccattagagtgtaagcacccttgtgggtaaggaacaggtCACTTCAGTATTAAGTACTTTCCTACCACCTGATACAGTGTGTCAcatcaaatgggtgctcaataaatgctgctactatcTTCTACTCCCCATTATGCCAAGGGCTGCAGGTGGCATCTCATccgttgagaagcaacatggcctagtggaaagagcacaggttctaatcccagttctgtcacttgtctgctgtatgaccttgggcaagtcacttagcttcttctcactgtactttgatcccGTCTATCTCGTTGCCTTGCCGACCtcacctgtgtcctgcctctggcctggaactccctccctcctcatatccaatagacagtgactctccctgactctcccccgctttaaagccttaatgaaggcacatctccttcaagaggccttccctgactaagccctcctttcctcttctcccacttccttctatgtcatcctgatttgctcccttcattcattccctccccagtcccacagcacttatgtacatatctgtaatttatttattcacattaatgtctgtctccccctctagaaggtgAACACATTGtggttaggaaatgtgtctgtttattgttatattgtactcccccaagtgcttagtacagtgctctgcacacagtaagcattcaataaatacgattattaataataatgctactggttaagcacttaccatgtgccaagcactgttttaagcactggggtagatacaaattaatcaggtttgacacagtcctgtcccataaggggctcacactcttaatcccccttttacagatgagggaactgaggcactgacaagttaagtgacttgcccaaggtcacacagcagacatatggtggtgCTGGCTTTagacccaggtacttctgactcccagacccatggtctatccactaagccacgctgcttctgtttgaatgaatgattaagtaaatgaatgaattctctgtgtctcagttacctcatctgtaaaatggggattaagattgagccctttgtgggatagggattgtgtccaaccagattatcgtgtatctaccccagcacttagtacagtacctggcacgtagaaagcacttaacaaataccacaaattgggCAGcaactgtgggcctgggagcaatTCCTCTTCCCGCAGTAGAAGTGCCATTCATCCTCAAAGCACCCAGCTAATTAATAGGGCATAGGGAGGGACTTCCTCTGGCCCAGCTTGGTAGCTTTTCCAGATTATTattaatcggatttattgagcgctccagGTGAGACATGAAGCCGCGTCAATACCAGGGCAGccgatcattactattactatcattattaaagtgGCGATGGTGTGGAAGGTGACATCTTGGGATCCTGGACGAGCccctctttctcagtgcttagaacagtgcctggcagcatagtaagcacttaacattcttATCAGGATGGCATTCTCGTGGGCAATGCAAGAAGTACCGGGGAAGGGTGATAGACCCAGGGGCCGACTTTTTATTCTGAGTGTAGAGGAAAAAAGAAGCTGAAACCttttagaggcaggaggaagcggCCTGtggtaatagtggtattggtatttattgagcacctactgggtgcaatacactttcctaaatacttgggaaagtacagcagaaataAGTGACAAAttacctccccacaaggagcttacactgtaacgGGGGAGACACATATAAAAAATATTTAGACCtaaagtaatcagaataaataatcaaATGTTCAGTTCAATTGAATacgcacatatacacaagtgctgaggatggataccgtctttagactgtaataattttggtatttgttcattcattcattcaatagtatttattgagcgcttactatgtgcagagcactgtactaagcgcttgggatgaacaagtcggcaacagatagagacagtccctgccgtttgacgggcttacagtctaatcgggggagacggacagacaagaacaatggcaataaatagagtcaaggggaagaacatctcgtaaaaacaatggcaactaaatagaatcgaggcgatgtacatttcattaacaaaataaatagggtaacgaaaatatatacagttgagcggacgagtacagtgctgtggggatgggaagggagaggtggaggagcagagggaaaaggggaaaaagagggttaagctgcggagaggtaaaggggggatggcagagggagtagagggagaagaggagctcagtctgggaacgcctcttggaggaggtgagttttaagtagggttttgaagagggaaagagaatcagtttggcggaggtgaggagggagggcgttccaggaccgcgggaggacgtgacccgggggtcgacggcgggataggcgagaccgagggacggtgaggaggtgggcggcagaggagcggagcgtgcggggtgggtggtagaaagagagaagggaggagaggtaggaaggggcaagatgatggagagccttgaagcctagagtgaggagtttttgtttggagcggaggttgataggcaaccactggagttgtttaagaaggggagtgacatgcccagatcgtttctgcaggaagatgagccgggcagcggagtgaagaatagactggagcggggcgagagaggaggaagggaggtcagagagaaggccgacacagtagtctagccgggatataacgagagcccgtagcagtaaggtagcagtaagggtggagaggaaagggcggatcttggcgatattgtagaggcgaaaccggcaggtcttggtaacggataggatgtgtggggtgaacgagagggacgagtcaaggatgacaccgagattgcgggcctgagagacgggaaggatggtcgtgccatccacggtgatagagaagtctgggagaggaccgggtttgggagggaagatgaggagctcagtcttgctcatgttgagttttaggtggcgggccgacatccaggtggagacgtcacggaggcaggaggagatgcgagcccaaagggagggggagaggacaggggcggagatgtagatctgcgtgtcatctgcgtagagatggtagtcaaagccgtgagagcgaatgagttcaccgagggagtgagtgtaaatggagaagagaagagggccaagaactgacccttgaggaactccaacagttaaaggatgggagggggaggaggctccagcgaaggagaccgagaatgaccggccggagaggtaagaggagaaccgggagaggacagagtccgtgaagccaaggtgagataaggtatggaggaggaggggatggtcgacagtgtcaaaggcagcagagaggtcaaggaggatcagaatggagtaggagccattggatttggcaagaaggaggtcatgggtgaccttagagagagcagtctcggtagagtggaggggacggaagccagattggatggggtctaggagagaatgggagttaaggaattctaagcatcgattgtagacgactcgttctaggattttggaaaggaagggtagtagggagataggacgataactggagggggaagtggggtcgagagcaggtttttttaggatgggggagacgtgggcatgtttgaaggcagaggggaaggagcccttggagattgagtggttaaaaatagaagttaaggaagggaggagggcaggggcgatggttttaataaggtgagggaatggggtccgaggcgcaggtggagggggtgacacttgcgaggagggaggagatctcctctgaggatactgcagggaaggatgggaaagtaggggagggggttggtggggggggtggagaggcggaggggtgactttggggagctcagacctgatcgtgttgattttcgtgaggaaataggtagccagatcattgggagtgagagatgggggagggggaggaacagggggcctaaggagagagtaaaggtccggaacaatcggcgggggtgacgggcatgggtgtcgatgatggaggagaagaagctttgcctggcggaggagagggtagagttaaggcaggaaaggataaatttgaagtgtgtgaggtcggcttggtgcttggactttcgccagcggcgctcagcagctcgagcataggagcgtaggaggcggacggaggaggtgatccagggctgtgggttagtggagcgagagcggcggagggaaaggggggcaagagagtcgagatgagtagagagggtggagttgagagtggagacctgatcatcgagagtgggaagagaggacagggcggcaaggtgaggagagatgctattggaaagacagatgggatcgagagagcggaggtctctgtggggcagtagcgaagatttgcaggcggagggagtgtgagagatgaggcaggtgagaaggttatggtcagagagagggatttcagagttggtgagggaggagatagtgcagcgataggagatgacgagatcgagggtgtgaccgagtcggtgagtgggcgcggtatgttggaggaggaggtcggcagagtcgaggagggatagcaggcgggcggcagaggagtcgtcgggtacatccgtatggatgttgaagtctccaaggatcagagtgggcagagagaaggagagaaggaaggtgagaaaggggtcaaggtggttgaagaagtcggaggtgggaccgggagggcggtagatgacagcgacaagtaactggagggggtggtagaggcgaatgatatgggcttcaaaggaggggaaggagaaggaggggggaggagggatagt
This genomic stretch from Ornithorhynchus anatinus isolate Pmale09 chromosome X1, mOrnAna1.pri.v4, whole genome shotgun sequence harbors:
- the JUND gene encoding transcription factor jun-D encodes the protein METPFYHDDVLSSLRSSGSGNNNGSSFASPSRRFPSAASPFGGGSGSSSSMMKKDGLTLNLSDQVVATLKPAPPPPHGGHHLRGDTSGAAAEGLLTSPDLGLLKLASPELERLIIQSNGLVTTTPTSTQFLYPKVTATEEQEFAEGFVKALEDLHKQNQLSGGAGPAGAAGGCAQPPGGAGVDLTSGPPAAAASLAQQEPPVYANLSSYTGNAAGALGSTTVNYSTDTVPYPPPPGLGQPQPHPRLQALKDEPQIVPDVPSFGESPPLSPIDMDTQERIKAERKRLRNRIAASKCRKRKLERISRLEEKVKSLKSQNTELASTANLLREQVAQLKQKVLSHVNSGCQLLPQHQVPAY